In Perca fluviatilis chromosome 11, GENO_Pfluv_1.0, whole genome shotgun sequence, the following proteins share a genomic window:
- the LOC120567701 gene encoding uncharacterized protein LOC120567701 codes for MKGALDEYREGVKKGITVSVHFLSRAWGVPRSTLQRRISGKVTGSEHVSGRKPYLPEEAERELAATLKTLAQRGRKGRILLVSELSKANPELGMRKPEVLSAARAAGLNKEVVSQWFNQYENLLVELGIEGTPSHIWNCDESGLQDRSVRQRLLDRLASHGGDVLRSEWLQGCPENTSVRCSDNGWITSDLFLEWGQMFIQSLPRDDPRPHLLLLDGHSSHVYNLEFIKLLKSKNVHIMCYPPHTTHALQPADKALFKSLKHHWDQEGRKWTRMMAGQKLSRMEFFAVFSRAWAKAATIENAQAGFRGTGMFPLNKDILPETTFAPSKTTERMLPSTLPSPPTRLQSLPPPPTRPWSPLLTLTHSARQPSALLSGPQPSHPPARRQSPADPPARPQSSASLTPLLPREPLHFFPEDEVVLEEVVLEDVPEEDNDLFNQFTPQEETHSQDEGPSTSTSVRSVTFNDLI; via the exons atgaaGGGTGCCTTAGATGAATACAGGGAGGGAGTGAAGAAAGGAATTACAGTGAGTGTGCACTTCTTATCACGAGCATGGGGTGTGCCGCGATCCACACTGCAAAGACGCATCAGCGGAAAGGTGACTGGCAGTGAACATGTGTCAGGGCGGAAGCCCTACCTTCCAGAGGAGGCGGAAAGGGAGCTTGCTGCCACCCTCAAGACATTGGCGCAGAGGGG CAGGAAGGGCCGGATATTACTGGTTTCAGAACTTTCTAAAGCCAACCCAGAGCTTGGGATGCGCAAGCCAGAGGTCCTGTCTGCAGCACGGGCTGCTGGACTTAACAAAGAGGTGGTTAGCCAGTGGTTTAACCAGTATGAGAACCTTTTGGTCGAGCTGGGTATTGAGGGCACACCGTCACATATATGGAACTGTGACGAGTCTGGGCTTCAGGACCGTTCAGTTCGACAAAGGTTGTTGGACAGGTTGGCCAGCCAT GGAGGCGACGTGTTACGTTCTGAGTGGCTACAGGGATGCCCGGAGAACACCAGCGTAAGGTGTTCAGACAATGGCTGGATTACCTCTGACCTCTTTCTGGAATGGGGTCAAATGTTCATTCAGTCCCTCCCCAGGGATGACCCCAGGCCCCATCTTCTCCTCCTTGACGGCCACAGTAGCCACGTCTATAATCTGGAATTTATTAAGCTACTGAAAAGCAAGAATGTGCACATCATGTGCTACCCTCCCCACACAACCCATGCGCTGCAACCGGCGGACAAGGCCCTCTTCAAGAGTCTAAAGCACCACTGGGACCAGGAAGGGAGGAAGTGGACAAGGATGATGGCTGGGCAGAAGCTGTCAAGGATGGAGTTCTTTGCGGTGTTCAGCAGGGCTTGGGCAAAGGCTGCCACTATTGAAAATGCCCAGGCAGGGTTCCGGGGGACAGGGATGTTCCCTCTCAATAAAGATATTCTCCCTGAGACTACTTTTGCCCCCAGCAAGACCACCGAAAGAATGCTACCATCCACTCTACCATCCCCGCCCACAAGGCTGCAGTCTCTCCCACCCCCGCCCACTAGACCATGGTCGCCCCTGCTGACCTTGACCCACTCTGCCCGCCAGCCATCAGCCCTGCTCTCTGGACCTCAGCCCTCCCACCCGCCAGCCAGACGTCAGTCGCCTGCCGATCCGCCAGCCAGACCTCAGTCCTCTGCTTCCCTGACACCCCTGCTACCTCGGGAACCACTGCACTTTTTCCCAGAAGATGAGGTGGTGCTTGAAGAGGTTGTGTTGGAGGATGTACCGGaagaagataatgacctcttcaaTCAGTTCACACCACAGGAAGAAACCCACTCCCAGGATGAGGGACCTTCAACCTCCACA TCTGTGAGATCGGTCACATTCAATGACTTGATCTGA